A genomic segment from Bradyrhizobium diazoefficiens USDA 110 encodes:
- a CDS encoding L,D-transpeptidase — translation MAMRIAVALAATIGAGILMSTAAEARPEMVGTHLADYSPGTIVVKTNERRLYLILDDGHAVRYPVGVGKSGKQWAGTTRIDGKYRNPAWSPPAEVKRDKPQLPDVIPGGSPRNPMGVAAMTLAGGEYAIHGTNVPGSVGGFVSYGCIRMLNDDITDLYSRVSVGTTVVVTR, via the coding sequence ATGGCGATGAGGATTGCTGTGGCGCTGGCCGCCACCATCGGGGCAGGGATATTGATGTCAACGGCGGCGGAGGCGCGGCCGGAAATGGTGGGGACGCACCTGGCCGACTATTCGCCGGGCACTATCGTGGTCAAGACCAACGAGCGGCGGCTCTATCTCATTCTCGATGACGGCCACGCCGTGCGCTACCCGGTCGGCGTCGGCAAGTCCGGCAAGCAGTGGGCCGGCACGACCCGTATCGACGGCAAATACCGCAATCCGGCCTGGTCGCCGCCCGCCGAGGTGAAGCGCGACAAGCCGCAGCTTCCCGACGTCATTCCCGGCGGCTCGCCGCGCAACCCGATGGGCGTTGCGGCAATGACGCTCGCCGGCGGCGAATATGCGATCCACGGCACCAACGTGCCGGGCTCGGTCGGCGGCTTCGTCTCCTATGGCTGCATCCGCATGCTCAACGACGACATCACCGATCTCTACAGCCGCGTCTCTGTCGGCACGACGGTGGTCGTGACACGCTGA
- a CDS encoding thermonuclease family protein: MRFHDRPNAYRPQFGGSPFGRRFAGLLPWMFVVGVAAAIVLTFRHGVPVPHGADGRSQDTEIILQQSGNSASRQPVDVIRTIDGDTFLARVHQQGGRDLVVRVRLRGIDAPEMKASCQEELDKAEAATDALRNLLGQGGVTITNLGPDKYGRVLADVATKRAANVSAVLLAGGYARSYNGGHRDGWCARGWRFW, from the coding sequence ATGCGCTTCCACGATCGCCCCAATGCCTATCGGCCGCAGTTCGGCGGTTCGCCGTTCGGCCGCCGCTTCGCGGGCCTGTTGCCGTGGATGTTCGTGGTCGGCGTCGCGGCGGCGATCGTGCTCACCTTCCGGCACGGAGTGCCCGTTCCGCATGGAGCCGACGGTCGGTCGCAAGATACCGAGATCATCCTCCAGCAATCCGGCAATTCCGCTAGCCGTCAGCCCGTCGACGTCATCCGCACCATCGACGGCGACACTTTTCTCGCGCGCGTGCATCAGCAGGGCGGCCGCGATCTCGTCGTGCGCGTGCGCCTGCGCGGCATCGATGCGCCGGAGATGAAAGCGTCCTGCCAGGAGGAACTGGACAAGGCTGAAGCCGCCACCGACGCGCTGCGCAACCTGCTCGGCCAGGGCGGCGTCACGATCACCAATCTCGGCCCCGACAAATACGGGCGTGTTCTTGCCGATGTCGCGACCAAACGCGCGGCCAACGTCTCGGCCGTGCTGCTCGCGGGTGGTTATGCGCGCAGCTACAATGGCGGCCATCGCGACGGCTGGTGCGCGCGGGGGTGGCGCTTCTGGTAA